From the genome of Bacteroidota bacterium, one region includes:
- the yajC gene encoding preprotein translocase subunit YajC — MLNIILMLGQGGAEGEQGGYSTFIFLGLIFVVFYFFMIRPQMKKQKDLRKAREEMKKGDTVVTTGGIYGKIADIKETTMTIEVDEKVRLKVDKNSVFSSPADIAQQK; from the coding sequence ATGCTAAACATAATTTTAATGTTGGGACAAGGTGGAGCAGAAGGCGAACAAGGAGGATATAGTACCTTTATATTTTTAGGATTAATCTTTGTTGTTTTCTACTTTTTTATGATTCGTCCACAAATGAAAAAGCAAAAAGATTTGCGAAAAGCTCGTGAAGAAATGAAAAAGGGTGATACAGTTGTTACTACCGGTGGAATTTATGGCAAAATTGCTGATATAAAAGAAACTACAATGACCATCGAGGTAGATGAAAAAGTAAGACTAAAAGTTGACAAAAACTCTGTTTTTAGTAGCCCGGCAGATATTGCCCAACAAAAATAA
- a CDS encoding DUF1573 domain-containing protein has translation MLKNNIIKGLLIVLIVSSISCNSESTKDNTDSSVPKISTEVINNPISASGDSVKDILPKFKFENEEHDFGLIIQGEKVSYTFNFTNIGGSDLVISSAKATCGCTVPKFNKKPIPPGGKGTIEVVFDSGKRRGRQNKTISVLANTQPNRIKLAILADIYVPK, from the coding sequence ATGCTAAAAAACAATATAATAAAAGGACTACTTATTGTACTGATTGTAAGTTCAATATCTTGCAATTCTGAAAGCACTAAGGACAATACAGATAGTTCAGTTCCAAAAATTTCTACGGAAGTTATTAATAATCCTATCTCAGCTTCAGGCGATAGTGTTAAAGATATTTTGCCAAAATTTAAGTTCGAAAACGAAGAGCATGATTTTGGACTAATCATACAAGGCGAAAAAGTTTCTTACACCTTTAATTTTACAAATATCGGTGGTTCCGACCTTGTTATTAGTTCGGCAAAAGCAACTTGTGGCTGTACTGTTCCAAAATTCAATAAAAAACCGATCCCTCCCGGAGGAAAAGGAACAATTGAAGTAGTTTTTGACAGCGGTAAACGAAGAGGCAGGCAAAACAAAACAATCTCTGTTTTGGCAAATACTCAACCAAACAGAATTAAGCTTGCAATATTGGCCGATATTTATGTGCCAAAATAG